A window from Oscillospiraceae bacterium encodes these proteins:
- the murD gene encoding UDP-N-acetylmuramoyl-L-alanine--D-glutamate ligase — translation MIKFLVEKINDKKILIMGYGAEGKAVLKRLLEADTAQQIDVFDKICPQLPEKVNYVEAPDFEAYDLIVKSPGIVLGDEFPFGKLTSMTQLFLEFYKNQTIGITGTKGKSTTASMLYHVLKENNVNAVLVGNIGVPAFDMLEEIDKETTIVFEMSSHQLEYVKTSPNIAIYLNIYEEHLDHYGTFEKYQKAKENIYRFMTKEDMLICKKELVPQNVNFKIAEIEPDIIQVPKEKLKIKGEHNLYNISAIYPICKNKGISDKDFINSVCSFKGLAHRLEYAGCYDGIEFYDDSISTICQTAIEALKSLPETDTVILGGMDRGIDYTQLVEFLKESSVRNILLMYDTGKRIEKILNDSRAVYVGDLESAVKRAKEVTKKGGVCLLSPAAASYGFFKSFEHRGDTFKELIKK, via the coding sequence TTGATTAAGTTTTTAGTTGAAAAGATAAACGACAAAAAAATACTTATTATGGGCTACGGAGCAGAGGGAAAAGCAGTTTTAAAAAGATTGCTTGAAGCTGATACTGCTCAGCAAATTGATGTTTTTGATAAAATATGCCCTCAGCTTCCCGAAAAGGTAAATTATGTTGAAGCTCCCGATTTTGAAGCTTATGACTTGATTGTAAAAAGCCCGGGTATAGTTTTAGGGGATGAGTTTCCTTTTGGAAAGCTTACATCTATGACACAGCTTTTTTTAGAATTTTATAAAAATCAGACTATTGGTATAACAGGTACAAAGGGAAAAAGCACAACGGCAAGTATGCTTTATCACGTGCTTAAGGAAAACAATGTAAATGCTGTTTTGGTAGGAAATATAGGTGTTCCTGCTTTTGATATGCTTGAAGAGATAGACAAAGAAACAACTATAGTTTTTGAAATGTCGTCGCATCAGCTGGAATATGTGAAAACATCTCCTAATATTGCAATTTATCTCAATATTTATGAGGAGCATTTAGACCATTACGGCACTTTTGAAAAATATCAGAAAGCAAAAGAGAATATCTACCGTTTTATGACAAAGGAAGATATGCTTATTTGTAAAAAAGAGCTTGTTCCTCAGAATGTAAATTTTAAAATAGCAGAAATTGAACCCGATATAATACAAGTGCCCAAAGAAAAGCTTAAAATTAAAGGTGAGCATAACTTATATAATATATCTGCAATTTATCCCATATGCAAAAATAAAGGAATTTCGGATAAGGACTTTATAAATTCTGTTTGCAGCTTTAAGGGCTTGGCGCACAGACTTGAATATGCAGGCTGTTATGACGGAATAGAGTTTTATGATGACTCTATTTCAACCATTTGTCAGACAGCTATTGAAGCCTTGAAAAGCTTACCCGAAACAGATACCGTAATTTTGGGCGGTATGGATAGAGGGATTGATTATACTCAGCTTGTTGAGTTTTTAAAAGAAAGCAGTGTAAGAAATATTCTTTTAATGTATGATACGGGTAAGCGTATAGAAAAAATACTCAATGACAGCAGAGCTGTTTATGTGGGCGACCTTGAAAGCGCTGTAAAAAGAGCAAAAGAGGTTACTAAAAAAGGCGGAGTATGTTTACTTTCTCCTGCAGCGGCAAGCTATGGCTTTTTTAAAAGCTTTGAGCACAGGGGAGACACCTTTAAAGAACTTATTAAAAAATAG